The Legionella cincinnatiensis genome includes a region encoding these proteins:
- a CDS encoding acetate/propionate family kinase produces MNKLILVINSGSSSIKFSLFTCDNQHLELYYHGQIQDLYESPQINIFNASQDQVFNQEMTSQGHEAGLKIFFNWLNDLSDSITLEAVGHRVVHGGSFFSCPALITDDVMQKIASLIPLAPLHQPHNLEAIKIINQLYPDLAQISCFDTTFHRTQKRLATLFALPRSLSDEGILRYGFHGVSYEYIASVITEYMGEIGNKRVIMAHLGNGASMCAMYQRKSVATSMGFTALDGLMMGTRCGRIDPGVLLYLLEQKKYSTKQVTHLLYNESGLLGVSGLSNNVRELLKHLDDERVLEAIDLFCYRAALETGSLLVALGGCDALVFTAGIGEHAPLIRKKISAHLSWLGIKINDAANNNNAPIISEKDSTVVVGVIPTNEELMIAQHVKSHLKI; encoded by the coding sequence ATGAATAAACTGATCTTGGTGATTAATTCAGGCTCCTCAAGCATTAAATTTTCGCTTTTTACTTGCGATAATCAGCATTTGGAGTTGTATTATCATGGCCAAATTCAAGATCTTTATGAGTCACCTCAAATTAATATTTTTAATGCAAGCCAAGATCAAGTATTCAATCAAGAGATGACTTCACAGGGCCATGAAGCCGGCTTAAAGATATTTTTTAACTGGTTAAATGATTTATCTGATTCTATTACGCTTGAAGCAGTAGGACACCGAGTTGTGCATGGAGGGTCATTTTTTTCCTGTCCTGCGTTGATTACTGATGATGTAATGCAAAAAATTGCAAGTTTAATACCATTGGCTCCTTTACATCAGCCCCATAATTTGGAGGCGATTAAAATCATTAATCAGTTATACCCAGACTTAGCGCAGATTTCCTGTTTCGATACTACTTTTCATCGGACCCAAAAGAGATTAGCAACACTTTTTGCACTACCAAGATCATTAAGCGATGAAGGAATCTTACGGTATGGATTTCATGGGGTATCTTATGAATACATAGCCTCAGTAATCACCGAGTATATGGGTGAAATAGGAAATAAACGTGTCATTATGGCTCATTTAGGTAATGGAGCAAGCATGTGCGCTATGTATCAAAGAAAAAGTGTCGCTACGTCAATGGGGTTTACGGCATTGGATGGGTTAATGATGGGAACTCGATGTGGCCGTATTGATCCTGGAGTGCTTTTATATTTATTAGAGCAAAAAAAGTACTCGACGAAACAAGTAACCCATTTGCTCTACAATGAGTCAGGCTTATTAGGTGTATCAGGATTGAGTAATAATGTACGTGAATTATTAAAACATCTCGATGATGAACGAGTATTAGAGGCTATTGATTTATTTTGTTATCGTGCAGCTCTGGAAACAGGCTCATTATTAGTGGCTCTTGGTGGTTGTGATGCACTCGTATTTACAGCTGGGATTGGCGAGCATGCTCCATTGATACGAAAAAAAATCAGTGCTCATTTAAGCTGGTTAGGAATTAAAATTAATGACGCAGCGAACAACAATAATGCACCAATTATTAGTGAAAAAGACAGTACCGTTGTAGTTGGTGTGATACCCACAAATGAAGAGTTGATGATTGCTCAGCATGTAAAATCTCACTTGAAAATTTAA
- a CDS encoding lytic polysaccharide monooxygenase auxiliary activity family 9 protein yields MFVTRYDLLFIGGFFMLFQLSAHSHGLIEKPMSREYFCGKTTQPHHIEPGNKLPYEECRPILTKEDGSYNHDVYQFMSVLSHTRGYYQNITLPQHVCGFDSETFKGKASPWDAAIDWPTNKGINNPQEFVWDVSYGPHFSDTEHFRYWITKSDYQFNKNEPLKWSDFETEPFCEYAWDDKNPSQDKNTIWADKANNKFHMTCNVPERTGHHVIYAEWGRDQSTNERFHSCIDVAN; encoded by the coding sequence ATGTTTGTTACTCGGTATGATTTGTTATTTATCGGTGGTTTCTTCATGTTATTCCAACTGTCAGCACACAGTCATGGTTTAATAGAAAAACCAATGTCGCGAGAATATTTCTGTGGTAAAACAACCCAGCCACATCATATCGAACCTGGCAATAAACTCCCTTATGAAGAATGTCGCCCTATTTTGACAAAGGAAGATGGGAGCTACAATCATGATGTCTACCAATTTATGAGTGTATTAAGTCATACTCGCGGTTATTATCAAAATATTACTTTACCCCAACATGTTTGTGGCTTTGACAGTGAAACATTTAAAGGAAAAGCTTCCCCTTGGGATGCTGCGATTGATTGGCCAACCAATAAAGGAATTAATAATCCTCAAGAATTTGTGTGGGATGTTTCTTATGGTCCTCACTTTAGTGACACGGAGCATTTTCGCTATTGGATTACTAAATCTGATTACCAATTTAATAAAAATGAACCCCTCAAATGGAGTGATTTTGAAACAGAACCTTTCTGTGAGTATGCATGGGATGATAAAAATCCGTCTCAAGATAAGAATACCATTTGGGCAGATAAGGCAAATAATAAATTTCATATGACCTGCAATGTTCCAGAACGTACAGGCCATCATGTCATATACGCGGAATGGGGAAGAGATCAGAGCACTAATGAACGATTTCACTCGTGTATTGATGTTGCTAATTAA
- a CDS encoding class I SAM-dependent methyltransferase: protein MPTQEWPAHDYAIGSYIQANIASNYLKYLDIKPTDYVLDIGCGNGSFSRKILNKFPQNHFLGVDASENMLALAKEELADYPNAKLQHADALTLPFINEFDYVVSFWCLQWCAFAIDKAFLNIHRALKTNGKVFALFPSGDDPFILSYYQVKESHQFSCLNEFKAPVEYGHFQNLEEKIHTLPFKHIKLERLKHQIRLPNLDIFRKFVNGIAFFQGQVPKEQINLINESLVRVYEQECQEKFAGEYWFIFSVYVVQGEK, encoded by the coding sequence ATGCCAACACAAGAGTGGCCAGCTCATGATTATGCAATTGGCTCCTATATTCAAGCAAACATTGCGAGTAACTATTTAAAATATTTGGACATAAAACCAACGGATTACGTCTTAGATATTGGATGTGGCAATGGATCATTTAGTCGAAAAATTCTGAATAAATTTCCTCAAAACCATTTTTTAGGCGTAGATGCCTCAGAAAATATGTTGGCATTAGCAAAAGAAGAGTTAGCTGATTATCCAAATGCTAAACTGCAACATGCCGATGCATTAACCTTGCCCTTTATCAATGAATTTGACTATGTTGTCTCCTTTTGGTGCTTACAATGGTGTGCATTCGCCATAGATAAAGCATTTCTCAATATTCATAGAGCCTTAAAGACAAATGGAAAAGTATTCGCCCTTTTCCCTTCTGGCGATGATCCCTTTATTCTCAGCTATTATCAAGTAAAAGAGTCTCACCAATTTTCTTGCCTCAATGAATTTAAAGCGCCCGTAGAGTATGGCCACTTTCAAAACTTAGAAGAAAAAATACACACACTTCCCTTTAAACACATCAAACTTGAACGGCTAAAGCATCAAATTCGTTTACCGAATTTGGATATTTTTCGTAAATTTGTAAATGGTATTGCTTTTTTTCAAGGCCAAGTCCCTAAGGAACAAATAAACCTTATTAATGAGTCTTTAGTGAGGGTTTATGAGCAAGAATGCCAAGAGAAGTTTGCCGGGGAGTATTGGTTTATTTTTTCTGTTTATGTAGTACAAGGCGAAAAATAA
- a CDS encoding pyridoxal phosphate-dependent decarboxylase family protein, with product MLEKNSLSLMPEILNCLEMGFGHLPPYMQEADIESIRSVLLTVAEKMRDNFPYPHPLYAGQMLKPPHPIARLAYTLALWINPNNHAIDGGRASSSMEKQAVAHIAQMFGWETHIGHLCSGGTMANLEALWVASKLNPGKKILASSQAHYTHQRLCSVLGIPFEAVAVNDKGQMDLVDFENKLKVGDVGTVVVTLGTTSIGALDPLTEILQLKSIYSFRIHADCAYGGYFTLCSNLPASTTEHFNHLIEVDSLVVDPHKHGLQPYGCGCILFKDTSVGRFYKHDSPYTYFSSSELHLGEISLECSRPGASAVALWATQQLLPLIRNAQFAMDLEKSIQAALMLYQNLVDHPKFLVAMPPELDIVVWAPKAPNVKAISNLSQQFFDLSAQSDLHFALIKLPKSILKSHWAHLEWDDEHVTLLRSCLMKSEHLDWMDEIWSRVKHVIALMNVS from the coding sequence ATGTTAGAAAAAAATTCATTATCTTTAATGCCTGAAATTCTTAATTGCCTGGAGATGGGGTTTGGCCATTTACCTCCTTATATGCAAGAGGCAGATATAGAATCGATACGGAGTGTTTTACTGACAGTGGCTGAAAAGATGCGTGATAACTTTCCTTATCCGCACCCGTTATATGCTGGTCAAATGCTTAAGCCGCCACATCCTATCGCGCGTTTAGCGTATACTCTTGCTTTGTGGATAAATCCTAATAATCATGCCATTGATGGGGGGAGAGCCAGTTCCTCCATGGAAAAGCAAGCTGTTGCTCATATTGCACAGATGTTTGGCTGGGAAACACATATAGGTCATCTCTGTAGTGGTGGAACAATGGCAAATTTAGAGGCTCTATGGGTTGCCAGTAAACTTAATCCAGGTAAAAAAATTCTCGCTTCATCACAAGCACATTATACACATCAGCGTCTTTGTTCTGTTTTAGGAATCCCTTTTGAGGCAGTAGCTGTTAATGATAAAGGACAAATGGACTTAGTAGATTTTGAAAATAAATTGAAAGTCGGGGATGTAGGAACAGTAGTTGTTACTTTAGGTACCACTAGCATTGGAGCGCTTGATCCGCTCACTGAAATTTTGCAGCTCAAATCGATTTATTCTTTTCGAATTCATGCTGATTGTGCTTATGGCGGTTATTTTACTCTATGTAGTAATTTACCAGCTTCTACAACAGAGCATTTTAATCATCTGATCGAGGTAGATTCCTTAGTAGTCGATCCTCATAAACACGGATTGCAACCTTATGGATGTGGATGCATTTTATTTAAAGATACCTCAGTAGGGCGGTTTTATAAACATGATTCTCCTTATACTTATTTTAGTTCCTCTGAACTACATCTTGGAGAGATTAGTTTAGAATGCTCAAGACCTGGTGCTTCTGCTGTGGCATTGTGGGCAACACAACAACTTTTACCTTTAATACGAAATGCTCAGTTTGCTATGGATTTGGAAAAATCAATACAGGCAGCATTGATGCTGTATCAAAATCTTGTTGATCATCCTAAATTTTTAGTGGCAATGCCTCCTGAGTTAGATATCGTGGTGTGGGCACCTAAAGCACCAAATGTCAAAGCAATATCAAATCTTAGTCAACAATTTTTTGATTTATCGGCACAATCAGATTTACATTTCGCATTAATCAAGTTACCAAAATCAATATTAAAATCCCACTGGGCACACCTGGAATGGGATGATGAACATGTCACACTTTTACGCTCTTGCTTGATGAAATCGGAACATTTAGATTGGATGGACGAAATTTGGAGCCGAGTAAAGCATGTCATTGCTTTAATGAACGTGTCTTAA
- a CDS encoding NAD(P)-dependent oxidoreductase codes for MKIAIIEPIGVTSDEIHSELFNETVTECDSRNWSDEQLINHIKDAHIVALTNRPLSAAVIHAATELKLIAVAFAGIDHIDMDVVNQRHILVKNAAGYANTAVAELVFGFMISLARDIPGNNQKVRQKATTNTGIELKNKILGIVGLGAIGSEVKRLAEAFQMKTLAYGKNSQLTLENLFSQSDFITLHIPLVKETRGMVDLKLLSKMKKTAYLINCARGPIVVSSDLKHALEQQLIAGAAIDVFDMEPPLPTDYTLFEAPNLIATPHIGFNTQEALRTKGLLTLKNIQEFLNININD; via the coding sequence ATGAAAATAGCGATTATTGAACCAATAGGTGTGACTAGCGATGAAATTCATTCTGAACTATTCAATGAGACGGTTACGGAATGTGACAGTCGGAATTGGTCTGATGAGCAATTAATCAATCATATCAAAGATGCTCATATTGTTGCGCTTACCAATCGTCCCTTGTCCGCTGCAGTGATTCATGCAGCAACAGAATTGAAATTGATTGCTGTTGCATTTGCAGGAATTGATCATATTGATATGGATGTTGTGAATCAGAGACATATTTTAGTGAAAAATGCCGCTGGGTATGCAAATACTGCAGTCGCGGAACTTGTGTTTGGGTTTATGATCTCTTTAGCACGCGATATTCCTGGTAATAACCAGAAAGTGAGACAAAAAGCTACGACCAATACAGGCATTGAATTAAAAAATAAAATATTAGGCATTGTAGGTTTAGGAGCGATTGGGTCAGAAGTCAAAAGACTTGCTGAAGCATTTCAAATGAAAACACTCGCTTATGGTAAAAATTCGCAATTAACCTTAGAAAATTTATTTTCACAATCGGATTTTATAACGCTACATATTCCTCTTGTTAAGGAAACCCGAGGTATGGTTGATTTAAAACTTTTATCTAAAATGAAAAAAACTGCTTATTTAATTAATTGTGCCAGAGGTCCTATTGTAGTAAGTAGTGATCTCAAACACGCCTTAGAACAACAACTAATTGCTGGTGCAGCAATAGATGTATTTGATATGGAACCACCACTACCGACTGATTATACTCTTTTTGAGGCTCCTAATCTGATAGCTACCCCACATATAGGTTTTAATACTCAGGAAGCACTTAGAACAAAAGGGCTATTAACATTAAAAAATATTCAAGAATTTCTCAATATAAATATCAATGACTAA